The following DNA comes from Mucilaginibacter jinjuensis.
ATTCGTACTACGAAATCGTATTCTCGATGGATACCGATATATCCGACCGGGTAATATTCCCGATCTCTGAATATGAGCGCAAAGGTATCGAAGATGCCCGTTTTGTGAAGTTCATTAACGATGACGGCAGCCCGGTTTATTACGCTACCTACACAGCTTACGACGGTGCGCTGATTATGCCGAAACTGTTGCAGACTAACGATTTTTACAATTTCCGCATTATGCCTTTGTATGGCGATGGTGCACAGAATAAAAACCTGGCCTTGTTTCCACGCAAAATCAATGGTAAATACGTGATGATTTCCCGTATTGATGGTTGCAACAACTACATCATGTATTCGGACAAGATCAATATCTGGGAAAAACCGATCCAACTACAGAAACCCAAATTTAGCTGGGAGTTTGTGCAGATTGGTAACTGTGGTTCGCCCATCGAAACCGAGCACGGCTGGTTAATGATAACTCATGGTGTTGGCCCTATGCGTAAATACGTATTAAGTGTAAGCTTACTGAAACTGGATGATCCTGCCGTAGAAATTGGCCGCTTGAAAGAGCCATTACTGGTGCCCAACAGCGAAGAGCGTGAAGGTTATGTTCCTAACGTAATTTACTCTTGCGGTTCTATCATCCATAATAACAAACTGATTATCCCTTACGGTTTATCAGATTACTCTACCTCCTTTGCTGAGGTTGAAGTTGATGCTTTGATCGACAGGTTGCTGAGTGATGGAGCGTAGAGTTTTGGACGTTTAGATAAAGGACCAAGGAGAAAGGATAAACAGCAAAGCTGACGCGAGTCGGTTTTGCTCTTTTTACATAAGCACATCATTACGAGGAACAAAGCAATGATGGGAATAGTTTAGATGCCTTTATGCTGTTTTTATGCGCATATCAAACACAAACTTATCCGTATTAATTAGCTTAATCTTCCTAAAATCAGGATGCTGCGGGTTGATGAGATAATTAACTTCTTCTTCAATAATGGAAGATGGCACTTGTAATATGACAGTTTGAGCTTTGTTTAACCAATTTTCGCCGATGCTTTGGGTTAATGGCATTTGCGCAAACTCTCGCCAGTCCTGTGGTAAGTCGCTAAGCTTTACAATTTCTTTTTTAACCGAATCAGGTACTTCAATGGTCAGCACACTAAAAAGCTGGTTAAGTCCTAATTGGCTTCGGTGTACTACGTTTTCTAAACAGGCTAATGAGCGTGATGATGCTGTGTAAATAACTTCTGTTTCATTCGGGTTCCAGCGCGCGGCCCTGCCCGATGCCACAAGCTTATCGGCAAACTTGGTAAGCGTAATTCTGTAGATCAGCATAGCTTAGGCTAAATCACCGTACTCAAGGCGGATAAGTTCTTCTTCGATGAGGCTAACACCGGTAAAAGTATCCAGAATATCAAAAGGGACCTGGTTGCCCAAACCATAAGCCGGTTGGTGAAGCCATTTATAAAAAACATCGGCAGAGCCAAACAACGCTATACCTTTCTCAAATAGCGCAAAAGCTTTTAGAATTTTTTCACTGAGTGAGGCATCAAGCTTTTGGGCTTGATTGGTATAATTTTGTATGGTTTTAACCGTGGTTTTAAAAGTATCCTGAAACTGTTGGTGACTAAAGCCCGACAGGTTTAAAAAATCAAGAGCTGCTTTGGCCTCTAAACCTTTTTTAGAGCTGGTAAGCAATGCCACCTGGTTGGCATAAAATGGATGATAAGCAGCAGCATCAACGCCCGGGTCAGTAGTTACATAAGCCACAGCATAATCATTTACCATGTTTTTGCTGATGTGGGTTTCTGTTTTATAAACAGCTTTTTTTGCTGTTGTTTTTTTACTTCCTTTTTCCATAATTCAAATTTAGAAAATTTTCTAAGATTATAAGAATTTTTTCCAAATTTTGTTTCAAATAAAAGGCCGGATATTTATTCCGGCCTTTGTCTGTATTTATCTAAGATCAGCTCGCCAATATTTGCTGATAGAGTTGGTAATAATCATCTACCATTTTATCGCACGAAAAACTGGCTGAAGCCCAATTATAGCAGTCTTTTCTATTAATAGATGATAGTTGATTAACGGCTTCAACAGCTTCATCAACGGTGTTAACTAAAAAGCCTGTTTGCTTATCCTTTATCAACTCAGGCATTGAGCCCCGGTTGAAGGCAATTACAGGCGTGCCGCAAAGCATAGCCTCGGCCACACTCATGCCGAAGGGCTCGTTAAAGCTGATAGGGTGTAATAAAGCCACAGCCTTACCCAAGAGCTCTTTTCTTTTATCTGGGCCTGCGTGGCCAACATAAATAACATGTTCATTATCTATAAAAGGTTCTACCTTATTTTTGTAGTAACCTTCATCCTGGATGATACCGGCGATCAGTAATTTACGTCTGCTTTTTTTGGCTATTTCGATAGCCTCAGCCGTACCTTTGTCAGGATGGATGCGGCCGAAATAAAGCAGATAATCTTCCGGCTGTTCGATAAATGTAAAATCCCGGATATCTAAGCCATTGTAAACCGTGCTCAGGTATTCTAATTCCGGGCTACGATCTGAATTACTGATCGACACGTAATAACCCTTGTCATTATACTTTTTATAAACCGGGATTATTTTAGGCGACGAAAACCCGTGAATCGTAGTAATCAACGGTGTTTTAATCAGCCCGGAATAAGTAAGCGGTAAAAAATCGAAGTTGTTATGGATCAGATCGAATTGGTCGGCCTTTTCCATTAGGTTGCTAATGTGCAGGCATTCCAGCACTTTAGCATCCTGTGTACGATCTTCTTCATAACCCTTTTCGCATACAGCATCCAGTTTACCGTCGGTAATGGAATCTCCTGTTGCGAAGAGAGTTACTTCAATACCTTTCTTAATCAGTCCTTCGGCTATATTTGAGGCTACTTGTTCCCACGGGCCATAGTGCCTGGGCGGTGTACGCCAGGCAACAGGGGCTAAAACGGCAACTTTCATTTAACAAACTTTGATAGCCTGATCAAATTTCTTGTATTCGTACTCAAGCTCAAACGCTTTTAATACCGTCAGGTGCGAAATCAAATACGCTAAGGTACTTTCGGCGCCCTGGTTACGGTTTATACCATTTGGCATCAAACCATCACAGCAGCCTTTAGTTTCGTAATCATATAACGGTGCTCGTAAAGTATTCTCACCCAGGAACCATTTGTAGCTTAAAAACATTTTCTCGATATACTCCGGCTGGCGGAAGGTTTCATACGCCTGGAAGTGCATCATCACCATCGCCATCGTTTCAATGGCCTGCTGATCAAACGTAGGGAATACACCACCGCGATAATACCAACCATCATTACCAACAGGGCTTAAGTAGCCATTAGATAGCGTTAGTTTATCTAAGAAAGCCATGGTATTCATTGCAATGCGTTTGGCATTTTCGTCACCGGTAATCTCGCAAGAGTGTAGTAAGGCTAAAGGTAGGATGGCGTTATCATAAGTCATACCTTCCTCAAACCATTGCCAGTCTGGTGATTGTGTTTTTTCGTAAGCCTCAATCAATGGTTGGGTTAATCTTACCATTTCGGCCTGCATGCCTTCGTCGGTAGGGTAAACCTTGAGGTATAAACAAATCCCTATAATGGTGTTAGCCATACCGCGGATGTGCTGCAGGTTTTTAAAGTGTGGATACGATTTATGAAAAATTTCCATTGCAAACTCACGGTACGAATTATTGGCAGCGCAGCTGATTAAATGCCCCAATGCCCAAATAGTACGGCCGAATGAATCTTCTGACCCAACCTCGTCTAAATAACGACGATCAAAGCTCAGGAAGTTGCGGAAGTTACCATCGTCGCATTGCATATAGTGAATATAGCTCAGGTAGATAGGCAACAGCTCTAAAGCTTCCTGGCTTTTGTTGCGCTGATAAGCCATCAATGCCATAATTAAAGCACGGGCGTTATCATCCAAGCAATATCCTTCTTTTAAGTTGGGGATACCATATTTAGCGTGCTGAACAATGCCTGTATCGTCTGTAAGGCGATGTACGTGCGCCAGGCTGAACTTTGGCAGTATTTCCGGGTCAACAATGCTGTTTTTTAAGATCTTGTCGCTAAAGTCATGATTTAAGCATGATTCCTGTGCTACGCGGATAAACTCGGCGCCGGTTTTTGGCCAGCGCAGGTGTAAGCCGTATTCGTAAGCGTTTTGTTTAAGCGTGTTTAATGTGTCTTCATTATCTAACAGGTCATTTACGCTATCAGCTAACGCATCGGCATCCTTAAAATCAAATAAGCGACCGCGGTTATGTGCTAACAGTTCTGTTGCGTGCCAGTAAGGAGTAGATACTACAGCCGCGCCAGAGCCTACAGCATAAGACAATGTACCGCTGGTAATTTGTGCCTCATTTAAGTAAGGCGTTACATATACTGTAGCCGCAGTTAAATAATTAATCAGTTCTTCTTCTGATACAAACTTGTTAATGAAGGCGAGATGATTCGATACCTTCAGTTGCGCTGCTAATGATTTCAGGCTGTCGCGATATTCTTCGCCCGAATGCTTTACAACGCCGGGGTGGGTATTACCTAAAACTACATACATTACATCCGGGTGTTTTTCAACTATTTTAGGCAATGCCCGCACTACAGTTTCTAAACCTTTATTACGGCTTATTAAACCGAAGGTAAGTAGTACGCGTTTGTTTTTAAATGCAGATAGCTCGCGAACAGGGTTTAATTCTGGTTCTTCCAGATCAGGAACACCATGCTCAATGATCTGAATTTTTTCAGGAGCGATGTCATATATCGTAGTCAGAAACTCAACTGCACGCTGGCTCATTACAATTACTTTCGACGATTGCTCGGCAATTTCGCGGATAATAATGCGCTGTACGTAGCTTGGTTCTTTTAGTATAGTATGTAAGATAGAAATAAGCGGTTTCTCCAAACGATTCAATAAAGGCAAAATATAAATGCCGCTCTCGCCGCCATAGATACCAAACTCATGCTCCAGGATACAAGCATCGGCATTGCTGGTATTGATGTAGTTGGCTGCACGGATATAATCCTTTTGATGGTTCTGGCGGATCACATATTTTACCTCTTCAGGATATTCATATTCCTGCAGGTTTTCAGAATCGTTAACAGCTACCACAAAACCACTTTGCGACAAACTTCTTCTTTCGGGGAAGTTTGCACTGATGGCGCGCATCAGGTTTTGGTTAAAGGTAGCAATACCGCATTCGCGGGGTGGATAGGTTGAGATGTACGCTATTTTCATGTTTTTAGTAAGATGTCTTATATTGAAATTTGGCAAGTGGAAGCAAATTCTCCTTTTTCTGACACTGAATGACTTAAAAAAAGGGCAACGTGAAGTTGATAATGTGCTTTTACGTTGCTTTTTAAAGCAAATGCACACTTGCATGTAATATAAGGCATAAACTATACCAATACACTATGATAGCTAGGTAATAAGGCTAATTATAGGAAGATGACCCGCTACTGTTTAACTGAAATAGCTAATAGCTTCGAGAATTATAGCACAGGCTTGTTTAATCTCGTCGTGGGTGATGATGAGGGGAGGGGCAATTCGCATAGAGTTATCGCAATGCAGAAACCAATCTACAATGAGGCCATTTTCGATACAACGGTCAATTACTTTTTTGTTAAAGTCGAAACTCTCCAGTTCAACAGCAAGCATCAAACCTTTACCGCGGATTTGTTTAATAGCAGGGTGAACTAAAAGCTGGTGGAAGAGCTGACCTTTTTCTTGAACTCCATCAATCAATTTTTGATTGAGCAAAACATTTAAAGCAGCAAGCCCCGCAGCACAACAAACCGGGTGACCTCCAAATGTGGTAATATGCCCAAGTATCGGGTTATTCTTTAATGCGGACATGATTTCTGTCGAAGCAATAAAAGCCCCAACAGGCATGCCACCACCAAGAGCTTTAGCAAGCAGTAAAATGTCGGGTACAATATCAAAGTGCTCGAACGCAAACAGCTTACCCGAGCGGCCAAAGGCAGCTTGGATTTCATCGAGGATCAATAATGTTCCTGTTTCATCGCAACGTTTCCTGAGCGCCTGCATATAAGCTAAATCGGACACCCGGATTCCCGCTTCGCCCTGTATGGTTTCTATGATTACACAAGCGGTTTGTTCTGTGATGTTAACAAGATCATCTGTGTTGTTAAAATTGATGAAACTTACATCGGGCAACAGTGGGCGATAAGCTGTTTTAAAATGCTCGTTACCCATCACGCTTAATGCACCATGCGTACTCCCGTGGTAAGAATTATGGCATGAAATAATCTCTTTTCGTCCTGTATAACGTTTAGCCAGTTTTAAAGCGCCCTCAACAGCTTCGGCACCAGAGTTTACAAAGTATACAGAATTAAGGGTTGATGGCAGCAGGCTTACCAGTTTCTCTGCAAAACGTACTTGTGG
Coding sequences within:
- a CDS encoding glycosyltransferase family 4 protein, producing the protein MKIAYISTYPPRECGIATFNQNLMRAISANFPERRSLSQSGFVVAVNDSENLQEYEYPEEVKYVIRQNHQKDYIRAANYINTSNADACILEHEFGIYGGESGIYILPLLNRLEKPLISILHTILKEPSYVQRIIIREIAEQSSKVIVMSQRAVEFLTTIYDIAPEKIQIIEHGVPDLEEPELNPVRELSAFKNKRVLLTFGLISRNKGLETVVRALPKIVEKHPDVMYVVLGNTHPGVVKHSGEEYRDSLKSLAAQLKVSNHLAFINKFVSEEELINYLTAATVYVTPYLNEAQITSGTLSYAVGSGAAVVSTPYWHATELLAHNRGRLFDFKDADALADSVNDLLDNEDTLNTLKQNAYEYGLHLRWPKTGAEFIRVAQESCLNHDFSDKILKNSIVDPEILPKFSLAHVHRLTDDTGIVQHAKYGIPNLKEGYCLDDNARALIMALMAYQRNKSQEALELLPIYLSYIHYMQCDDGNFRNFLSFDRRYLDEVGSEDSFGRTIWALGHLISCAANNSYREFAMEIFHKSYPHFKNLQHIRGMANTIIGICLYLKVYPTDEGMQAEMVRLTQPLIEAYEKTQSPDWQWFEEGMTYDNAILPLALLHSCEITGDENAKRIAMNTMAFLDKLTLSNGYLSPVGNDGWYYRGGVFPTFDQQAIETMAMVMMHFQAYETFRQPEYIEKMFLSYKWFLGENTLRAPLYDYETKGCCDGLMPNGINRNQGAESTLAYLISHLTVLKAFELEYEYKKFDQAIKVC
- a CDS encoding RES family NAD+ phosphorylase, producing the protein MLIYRITLTKFADKLVASGRAARWNPNETEVIYTASSRSLACLENVVHRSQLGLNQLFSVLTIEVPDSVKKEIVKLSDLPQDWREFAQMPLTQSIGENWLNKAQTVILQVPSSIIEEEVNYLINPQHPDFRKIKLINTDKFVFDMRIKTA
- a CDS encoding glycoside hydrolase family 130 protein, whose translation is MRLSIERKPVKVNPDPKRVIARFFFNGNDRAKEVIQRVMELTEQEAFGIISPLLQEYSKRHRNITRVLNRHCSKLKNLFEELNIDYDSLTVYLKLLIGSYFTHEYSIESAAFFNPSIVEDPDQSDLEDGERRVIISFRAVGEGHISSITFRRALIDRYNNITVIPAGSYIDEAEIVRNAVYNKKLFFDKAIVTQINIDVLNEIEGKLDHHFEYANLRRILIDSQKLQEDDLKKLEYDKILWLADSYYEIVFSMDTDISDRVIFPISEYERKGIEDARFVKFINDDGSPVYYATYTAYDGALIMPKLLQTNDFYNFRIMPLYGDGAQNKNLALFPRKINGKYVMISRIDGCNNYIMYSDKINIWEKPIQLQKPKFSWEFVQIGNCGSPIETEHGWLMITHGVGPMRKYVLSVSLLKLDDPAVEIGRLKEPLLVPNSEEREGYVPNVIYSCGSIIHNNKLIIPYGLSDYSTSFAEVEVDALIDRLLSDGA
- the parS gene encoding antitoxin Xre/MbcA/ParS toxin-binding domain-containing protein; translation: MEKGSKKTTAKKAVYKTETHISKNMVNDYAVAYVTTDPGVDAAAYHPFYANQVALLTSSKKGLEAKAALDFLNLSGFSHQQFQDTFKTTVKTIQNYTNQAQKLDASLSEKILKAFALFEKGIALFGSADVFYKWLHQPAYGLGNQVPFDILDTFTGVSLIEEELIRLEYGDLA
- a CDS encoding aspartate aminotransferase family protein, which translates into the protein MLTLRQLFLANNAQTTDFPLLLEFERAKGVYMYNAEGKAYMDLISGIGVSNIGHSNDEVIAAIKDQVDKYMHLMVYGEYVQTPQVRFAEKLVSLLPSTLNSVYFVNSGAEAVEGALKLAKRYTGRKEIISCHNSYHGSTHGALSVMGNEHFKTAYRPLLPDVSFINFNNTDDLVNITEQTACVIIETIQGEAGIRVSDLAYMQALRKRCDETGTLLILDEIQAAFGRSGKLFAFEHFDIVPDILLLAKALGGGMPVGAFIASTEIMSALKNNPILGHITTFGGHPVCCAAGLAALNVLLNQKLIDGVQEKGQLFHQLLVHPAIKQIRGKGLMLAVELESFDFNKKVIDRCIENGLIVDWFLHCDNSMRIAPPLIITHDEIKQACAIILEAISYFS
- a CDS encoding glycosyltransferase family 4 protein → MKVAVLAPVAWRTPPRHYGPWEQVASNIAEGLIKKGIEVTLFATGDSITDGKLDAVCEKGYEEDRTQDAKVLECLHISNLMEKADQFDLIHNNFDFLPLTYSGLIKTPLITTIHGFSSPKIIPVYKKYNDKGYYVSISNSDRSPELEYLSTVYNGLDIRDFTFIEQPEDYLLYFGRIHPDKGTAEAIEIAKKSRRKLLIAGIIQDEGYYKNKVEPFIDNEHVIYVGHAGPDKRKELLGKAVALLHPISFNEPFGMSVAEAMLCGTPVIAFNRGSMPELIKDKQTGFLVNTVDEAVEAVNQLSSINRKDCYNWASASFSCDKMVDDYYQLYQQILAS